The Xenopus tropicalis strain Nigerian chromosome 2, UCB_Xtro_10.0, whole genome shotgun sequence genome window below encodes:
- the amigo1 gene encoding amphoterin-induced protein 1 isoform X1 has protein sequence MRYYFELSQFLWAFSIFFVDMAVIRSVASPLNCQTTCVCASDIISCPKKELSFVPSGLPNYTAVLDLSHNIISRLRAEWAPEPLKRLHTLVLSHNSISFVSSEAFLLTPQLRYLDLSCNKLNSLEENVFSALHRLEVLLLFQNQIERIDRTAFDDITLLQKIYLSHNRVTRFPLELVKDGEKLPELVLLDLSSNRLKNLPVHQLKILPAWLSNGIYLHGNPLTCDCDLYGLFWNWHVRQLASVMDFQEELLCQLYSQPRPPSQTTNVFLLNRSDGLNCSVVREAGMEAYLGETVILNCDSKQKSVNQVWVTPSNEWVQAQPNRSAGNRSISVLSDGSLQIRPIQVEDRGTYTCYAQGELLNETLYVTLTVFNFTQHVHQDTLNTAYTTLVGCIASVILVLIYLYLTPCRCWCRPGNRGQGEDRESIHSSVLSATPNHETTSDKAALSRHVAFLEPPGDLHGQNGKLKPNGSQEVPVIKGSPLQPQTPNRKLSDPGSISSVFSDTPIVV, from the coding sequence ATGAGGTATTATTTTGAACTCTCCCAGTTCCTATGGGCCTTCAGTATTTTCTTCGTGGACATGGCAGTGATAAGATCAGTGGCATCCCCCCTGAACTGTCAGactacctgtgtgtgtgccagtgacaTAATTAGCTGCCCCAAAAAGGAACTTTCATTTGTGCCCAGTGGGCTTCCAAACTACACAGCAGTGCTGGATCTCAGTCACAACATAATATCTCGATTGCGGGCAGAGTGGGCTCCAGAACCCTTGAAAAGGCTTCACACGCTGGTTCTCTCACACAACTCTATTAGCTTTGTATCTTCTGAGGCTTTTTTGCTAACCCCTCAGCTGCGTTATCTGGATCTATCCTGTAACAAGCTTAATTCACTGGAGGAGAATGTATTTAGTGCTTTACACAGGCTGGAGGTGCTGCTTCTTTTTCAAAACCAGATTGAACGCATTGACCGTACTGCCTTTGATGATATTACACTCTTGCAGAAGATCTACCTAAGCCACAATCGTGTGACCAGATTCCCACTAGAGCTAGTGAAGGATGGAGAGAAGCTGCCTGAGTTAGTGCTGCTTGACCTTTCCTCCAACAGATTAAAAAATCTTCCAGTGCATCAGCTCAAAATCCTGCCTGCTTGGCTCAGCAATGGGATATACCTACATGGAAATCCACTCACCTGTGACTGTGACCTGTATGGACTTTTTTGGAACTGGCATGTCCGGCAGCTGGCATCTGTCATGGATTTTCAAGAGGAACTGCTGTGCCAACTGTACTCTCAACCGAGACCACCATCACAGACCACCAATGTATTTTTGCTCAACAGAAGTGACGGGCTGAATTGCAGTGTTGTTCGAGAGGCTGGCATGGAAGCATATTTAGGGGAGACTGTTATTTTGAACTGTGATAGTAAACAGAAGAGCGTAAATCAAGTGTGGGTTACACCTAGCAATGagtgggtgcaggcacaacccaACAGAAGTGCAGGAAACCGCAGTATATCAGTGTTAAGTGATGGCAGTTTGCAGATAAGACCAATTCAAGTGGAAGACAGGGGAACATACACCTGTTATGCACAGGGGGAACTGTTAAATGAAACATTGTATGTTACCCTTACTGTATTTAACTTTACACAGCACGTTCACCAGGATACTCTTAATACAGCTTATACCACACTAGTGGGCTGTATTGCCAGTGTAATCCTTGTATTGATATATCTGTATCTTACACCATGCCGTTGCTGGTGCCGGCCAGGTAATAGGGGACAAGGAGAAGACAGAGAAAGCATCCATTCCTCTGTCCTGAGTGCTACACCCAACCATGAGACCACCAGTGATAAGGCTGCTTTAAGTCGGCATGTTGCATTTCTAGAACCACCTGGAGATTTACATGGCCAGAATGGAAAATTAAAACCTAATGGGTCACAAGAGGTGCCTGTAATAAAGGGTTCACCTTTGCAACCACAAACACCTAACAGAAAGCTCTCAGACCCTGGATCCATAAGTTCAGTGTTCTCAGACACCCCCATAGTGGTGTGA
- the amigo1 gene encoding amphoterin-induced protein 1, with protein MAVIRSVASPLNCQTTCVCASDIISCPKKELSFVPSGLPNYTAVLDLSHNIISRLRAEWAPEPLKRLHTLVLSHNSISFVSSEAFLLTPQLRYLDLSCNKLNSLEENVFSALHRLEVLLLFQNQIERIDRTAFDDITLLQKIYLSHNRVTRFPLELVKDGEKLPELVLLDLSSNRLKNLPVHQLKILPAWLSNGIYLHGNPLTCDCDLYGLFWNWHVRQLASVMDFQEELLCQLYSQPRPPSQTTNVFLLNRSDGLNCSVVREAGMEAYLGETVILNCDSKQKSVNQVWVTPSNEWVQAQPNRSAGNRSISVLSDGSLQIRPIQVEDRGTYTCYAQGELLNETLYVTLTVFNFTQHVHQDTLNTAYTTLVGCIASVILVLIYLYLTPCRCWCRPGNRGQGEDRESIHSSVLSATPNHETTSDKAALSRHVAFLEPPGDLHGQNGKLKPNGSQEVPVIKGSPLQPQTPNRKLSDPGSISSVFSDTPIVV; from the coding sequence ATGGCAGTGATAAGATCAGTGGCATCCCCCCTGAACTGTCAGactacctgtgtgtgtgccagtgacaTAATTAGCTGCCCCAAAAAGGAACTTTCATTTGTGCCCAGTGGGCTTCCAAACTACACAGCAGTGCTGGATCTCAGTCACAACATAATATCTCGATTGCGGGCAGAGTGGGCTCCAGAACCCTTGAAAAGGCTTCACACGCTGGTTCTCTCACACAACTCTATTAGCTTTGTATCTTCTGAGGCTTTTTTGCTAACCCCTCAGCTGCGTTATCTGGATCTATCCTGTAACAAGCTTAATTCACTGGAGGAGAATGTATTTAGTGCTTTACACAGGCTGGAGGTGCTGCTTCTTTTTCAAAACCAGATTGAACGCATTGACCGTACTGCCTTTGATGATATTACACTCTTGCAGAAGATCTACCTAAGCCACAATCGTGTGACCAGATTCCCACTAGAGCTAGTGAAGGATGGAGAGAAGCTGCCTGAGTTAGTGCTGCTTGACCTTTCCTCCAACAGATTAAAAAATCTTCCAGTGCATCAGCTCAAAATCCTGCCTGCTTGGCTCAGCAATGGGATATACCTACATGGAAATCCACTCACCTGTGACTGTGACCTGTATGGACTTTTTTGGAACTGGCATGTCCGGCAGCTGGCATCTGTCATGGATTTTCAAGAGGAACTGCTGTGCCAACTGTACTCTCAACCGAGACCACCATCACAGACCACCAATGTATTTTTGCTCAACAGAAGTGACGGGCTGAATTGCAGTGTTGTTCGAGAGGCTGGCATGGAAGCATATTTAGGGGAGACTGTTATTTTGAACTGTGATAGTAAACAGAAGAGCGTAAATCAAGTGTGGGTTACACCTAGCAATGagtgggtgcaggcacaacccaACAGAAGTGCAGGAAACCGCAGTATATCAGTGTTAAGTGATGGCAGTTTGCAGATAAGACCAATTCAAGTGGAAGACAGGGGAACATACACCTGTTATGCACAGGGGGAACTGTTAAATGAAACATTGTATGTTACCCTTACTGTATTTAACTTTACACAGCACGTTCACCAGGATACTCTTAATACAGCTTATACCACACTAGTGGGCTGTATTGCCAGTGTAATCCTTGTATTGATATATCTGTATCTTACACCATGCCGTTGCTGGTGCCGGCCAGGTAATAGGGGACAAGGAGAAGACAGAGAAAGCATCCATTCCTCTGTCCTGAGTGCTACACCCAACCATGAGACCACCAGTGATAAGGCTGCTTTAAGTCGGCATGTTGCATTTCTAGAACCACCTGGAGATTTACATGGCCAGAATGGAAAATTAAAACCTAATGGGTCACAAGAGGTGCCTGTAATAAAGGGTTCACCTTTGCAACCACAAACACCTAACAGAAAGCTCTCAGACCCTGGATCCATAAGTTCAGTGTTCTCAGACACCCCCATAGTGGTGTGA